The sequence CACCTTCCTCCATGGCGGTTTTCAATGCGGCTGCGTTCGGCTCCGACATCCCGGTGGTGATCATTCGGCGCATGATGAAGGCCGTTTCGATGGTATCCGCCATCGCCAGTTCGCTGGCCAGACGGCCGACTAACGCCGCATTATCCGGATCTCGCTGCAGTGCTTTGATAACGCCGGCGGTGACCGCCAGGCTACCGGTTTTGAGCTTTGCCAGGTTGGTCGCATTGGGCTTTTCTGTTCCGTTAACCAGTTTGGCCAACTGCTCATTATTGGTTTTGGTGGCGTCTTCCAGCATCGGCGCAAAGCCGGTGCCGGCCACGGTGCTGCCCGGCTGTTCCGTGCTGTCACCACTGGTGCATGCGTTGGCGTCCTTGCAGGTACGCAGCGAGGCATCCCCCAGCACTTTCACGACCGCGGCAGCCGCTTCTTCGCTATTGGCATATTTGGCGCAGGCCCCGCCGGTGCAACTGCTGCCCGTGACGCTGGAAGTACTCGTTACGGCCTGCCCGTTCATCATGTTGTAGCCGGCTGCGGCCAGGTCATGCGTCGGCTTGATAGAGGGTTGCCCGGCACCGCCGCGCTTCTGGCCGCCGATCCAGGTCTGCCCGGATTCCCCGGTCACCTTTTCGGTGGCGTTCATTGAACGTACCGCATCCGCATCACCGCCGTTGACCAGGCTTTTGGCCTCTTCCATCGCGGCCGCCTGGCTCCAGCTACCGGTATCGGCCATGTCCATCATGCGTTTGGAGAGGTTCTGACAGTTCAACTGAGCCTTATCGAACGCGACACCACCCTGTAATACCCCGTTGGTGAGCATTTCATACAAACCCGGGTTGGCGCGCTGGATAATCATCGCCGGCAGGCTGGCCACCGCCCCCGTTGCCCCCTGGATAACCTCACTCATCAGGTTCTTGAAACCGGAGGTAACGCCGTTAAGCTGGTTGCCGACCGTGGTCTTCAAGTCAAAGTTGCCGCACATCAAATCCGAGCTCCAGCCCAGATTCATACCGAGACGCTGCATATTGCTGCGCGTCGCCGGCTGAGAAATCACCGAACCGCCGCCCAGGGAGTAGAACAATTTGTCCGAAACGGCTCCGCTGGAGTTCAGTCCATAGCCCATATTGCTTTCATTTACCTGGGGCAATGACACCCCGAATAGCGTGTCATTATCATCAGCGAAT comes from Brenneria nigrifluens DSM 30175 = ATCC 13028 and encodes:
- a CDS encoding integrating conjugative element protein — protein: MQKTEKNQFSRRRYRALSLMVTGSLLMTGTTGSRNVFADDNDTLFGVSLPQVNESNMGYGLNSSGAVSDKLFYSLGGGSVISQPATRSNMQRLGMNLGWSSDLMCGNFDLKTTVGNQLNGVTSGFKNLMSEVIQGATGAVASLPAMIIQRANPGLYEMLTNGVLQGGVAFDKAQLNCQNLSKRMMDMADTGSWSQAAAMEEAKSLVNGGDADAVRSMNATEKVTGESGQTWIGGQKRGGAGQPSIKPTHDLAAAGYNMMNGQAVTSTSSVTGSSCTGGACAKYANSEEAAAAVVKVLGDASLRTCKDANACTSGDSTEQPGSTVAGTGFAPMLEDATKTNNEQLAKLVNGTEKPNATNLAKLKTGSLAVTAGVIKALQRDPDNAALVGRLASELAMADTIETAFIMRRMITTGMSEPNAAALKTAMEEGGRRIEALDREIAALKNEMEMKREISRNAVLTIIERENNRVETNPQRQSTDSLDTKFNRLAVPESDQ